GTCCATGCGCCGGTACACCCGCTCGATCGTGTCTCCGAAGCGAACGGCCTCGACGGGATCGTGTTCCGGGTGGGTTGGATCCATGTCCTTCCAGAAGAAGTGGTGAGCGGCGTCGGTGGCGGTGAAGGTGACGTGGAAGACATCCCAGGAACGGCTGTTCATCAGGTAGCTTACGTAAGCCAGGCGTTTTTCAGCCGCCTCGAAGATGGCCTGTTCGGCCAGATCGCGTCGCCCCATTTTCATGTAGCTGGGAATACCAGGCTCTATGATATAATCGCCAACGTTGGCCTGAAGTTCCTGGATCAACTCTGGTGGGTAACTGAAATTCGGGCTGTCAAGGCCAGGAGCGTCCAGGCCTGCCAATATTACTCCCTGGACCGTTTCGGCGGGATAGCTCATGGGCACATTTACCACGCCAACTGTCTTGCCTGCCTGGCTGGCGAGGCGCCACCAACTCTCCCCCTGGCGAAAGCCACCGTTGAGATAACGTTTGTTGTAGGTGCCCTCGATCCGCTCGTCGAAATAATAGATCCCGTGTTTTCCAGGATTTTTGCCAGTGGCAAAACTGCTCCAGGCGGGGGCGCTGTTCTGATTGGGAACCGAGCGAAGGCGCGCGCTCGACCCGGTTTCGATCAACCGGGCGATGTTTGGCAGTTTGCCCTCCGATATCCACGGAGTGATCAAGTCGAAGGTGGCCCCGTCCAGGCCGATGATAAGGAGTCTTGGTCCAGATGACATAGATGGTTTTCCCGCAATCTGGAAAAAGGCCCAACCGGCGGCATGGCCTCCCTGCCAGGATAAACAGGCCCGAATTCCAGACAAACGGAGGCGACACGAATATGCCTCCCTCGCAAGCCTTCATTATAGCCGCGCCTACGGGCTGGGACAAGCTTTGAAGAACCAGTGATCAACCAGCGTTTTGCCACGCAACCATGAGATCTGGCAATCCCGGGAAAACATGGGTTGGCGGCGGGTTGGCCGCGGCGAATTCCTCCGCCGTCGTGATGCCAGTCAAAACCGCTGCTGTGCGAAGACCCGCTTGATGCCCTCCCAGAATGTCGGTCTCATAGCGATCGCCCACCATGACAGTCTCCCCGGGATGCCGGCCGATGCGCTCCAACGCCTGAAGGAACATCTCCGGCTGCGGTTTACCGATGAAAACGGGGCTGACGTCGGTGGCCGTTTCCAGCAGAGCGATGATCGACCCGGCACCCGGCACGATTCCCCTCTCCTCGGGATAGGAACGGTCGGGATTGGTACCGATGAAGGGGCAGCCGCGCCGAATTGCCAGGGCAGCCTCTGCCAGCTTCGGATAGTTGATCGCCAGGTCCATCGAAGCTACCACCAGATCGGTCTCCCGGTAATCATCGACGATTTCATAGCCAGCGTCCTGCAGGGCAACCGCCAGGCCTTCCATTCCCACGATCAGGATTCGACTCCCGGCCGGATAGCGGTCGCCGAGCCATTGGGCAGTGGCCTGCGCCGATGTGAAGATATGCTCCGGCGCTATGGCAAAGCCCAGCGCGGTCAGCTTTTCGGCCATGTTCCGGGGTGTGCGAGTGGCGTTGTTGGTCAGCAGGAGATAGGGAGTGTTGCTATCTGCCAGGAGGGTGAGAAACTCTTGAGCGCCGGGCAAGGGTTGCGCGCCGCGGTATAGAACGCCATCGCCGTCCAGCAGGAAGGCTTCTGCGGAAAAAGAGTCTCGGTTTACAAGTGAATTCAAAAGGTTAGAAGTCATTTTTGATGGATTCCACTGGCTTTCGAGAATGCTTGAGTTTGGCTTGCAGCATCACAGGGCCATTCAGGTACTGCAAGATGAAACGACTGGATATGAGTCAAAAAAGGGCCTGGCTAATCGGAGGTGGCGTTGGACGAATCTTCCGCCTCGGCGGCCTGCTGAACCTCTGCCAGATCAGCTTCGACGTCGCAGGCAGCGGTCGCTACGGCCCAGGCTACCAATCCCCAACTGCCGGCGGAAATCCCCAGTGCCAGAAGAATGCTCAATGGATTGAGGGGAACATTGCCTCGCGCGATTCCCACAAGGGCCAGGACCAGGGCCAACGTTGCGGCGGCCAGGCCGATTTTGACCGGGCCTGAGAAACGCCCAAGGGATGACCTGTTCGAACTGTTTGCTGTGCTCATTGAAGACCTGTCTAATAGTCAATAACCGATTGTCAATTGTCAATGGAGGCGTCGGGGTCGCCACGTTCTGCCCATGGGAAGCGGATCTGGCAAGAATCGACCTCGTCCAGGTCGAAATCCTCGGGAGCAGGCAGCGTCTCACTGTGCAACAGGAGGTATTCCTCGTAGTTCTCCGGACTCCGACTCAGTTGCACGCCGGGCCCACGTATCACGAAAAAGACAGCATCGCCGGAATTGACACCTAACACATCCATGACCTCGGGGGGCAGGACGATCCGGTTGCGGGTACCGACTTTCGCTACACGTATGCGCATTTTTTGCCTCCGTTGTACATTGCAGGCGTCAGGAATCCGGCCTTAGATCGTGTACGACCAATTGAAGCCGTCGTTGGTTATTCCAGATGTTTTCATCCAGCGAGTAGACCAGGTCCACGCGGCTTTTCAGGTGTCCGAACCAATGGCCCTGGCGAAATGCGATGGCGTCCCAGATTTTTTGGCTACGCGGCCCGGCCTCCGGATCACTGACCGACAGCTTGAGGTGGGCGCCTTCGCTGCCTACCTGGCGCGCCCCGCGCACCTGCAACCCCCGGCTTAGCAGCAATGGCTGAGGATTGAGGATTCCCGTTGGCTCCAGTTGCTGTAATAATCCCCAGGTGGCCCAATCGAGGTCGCCCAGGAGGACCTCTTTGTCGATAACGAGACTCGGTTTCAGGTCCCTGTCCGCCAGTTCTTCGGCCGCGATATCCTGCAACATGGCACGGAAAGCGTCCAGGTTGCAGTTCTCGACGGTAAAGCCGGCCGCGGCAGCGTGGCCGCCATGGCGGACCAGCAGGCCCGCTTCGGCGCAGCGATCTAGCGCTTTGGTGATATTGAATTCGGGGATGCTGCGCGCGCTGCCCCGGCTGCATTCATCGCCCAGTTCCAACACAAGGGCTGGCCGGTAG
Above is a window of Chloroflexota bacterium DNA encoding:
- a CDS encoding HAD-IIA family hydrolase gives rise to the protein MTSNLLNSLVNRDSFSAEAFLLDGDGVLYRGAQPLPGAQEFLTLLADSNTPYLLLTNNATRTPRNMAEKLTALGFAIAPEHIFTSAQATAQWLGDRYPAGSRILIVGMEGLAVALQDAGYEIVDDYRETDLVVASMDLAINYPKLAEAALAIRRGCPFIGTNPDRSYPEERGIVPGAGSIIALLETATDVSPVFIGKPQPEMFLQALERIGRHPGETVMVGDRYETDILGGHQAGLRTAAVLTGITTAEEFAAANPPPTHVFPGLPDLMVAWQNAG
- a CDS encoding AbrB/MazE/SpoVT family DNA-binding domain-containing protein gives rise to the protein MRIRVAKVGTRNRIVLPPEVMDVLGVNSGDAVFFVIRGPGVQLSRSPENYEEYLLLHSETLPAPEDFDLDEVDSCQIRFPWAERGDPDASIDN